Genomic DNA from Flavobacterium sp. N502540:
CTGCTGCTTTTTTGGTAGCTTCTTTTACATCCTCGGCAGCATTTTCAGTTTTGCTCACAGCACTATCCTTTACTTCTTTAATATCAGTAGTTAAAGAGTCAACTTTGTTGCCAAGAGTTAGTTCTTCCTCTGCAGGTTTTGGTTCCTTCTTTTCGCAAGATTGTACAGCGAATGCTAATAGAGCGATAACAGCCAGACTTAAGATTTGTTTTTTCATAAGAAATTGATTTTTTTAGATTGATTAAATTTAAAAGTTATAAAGCTGAAAAATAAAGATACACATTTTAAAATGATTGAGCTCTTTGTAAGATTATTTTCCTTTTGAGTGCAAGACAATTCTCGTGCCAAAGTTTTGAGTTTTGAAATGCTGAGCATTTTTTTTTATTCATTTTTAGAATAGAAAAGTATTTATTGTTCCATATTTTTATTTCGCTGCTTTTAAATCGTTATTTAATCACTAATATATTCTCATTTTTTGCAAAATCAGTCAAAGTGATGTTGAAGATCACTGTTAATTCTTTCCCGGCTCTAACAACTCCAAGTGCTGCTGACGGGGTTGTCATTTCAAAATCACTAAAAGTCATTCGGTTAGAGCCTTGCAGCGCAAAAGTGCCGTCTTTATAGGCTGTTACTCTGATCTGGGTTTTATAATCTTTACTAACACCCGCTATAGTGTAAGTTCCGATAAGATTCCAGGTGTTTTCGTTTACTTTTTCGGCAGATTTTAGAGCGTATTTAATGTTTTTGTAATCTTCGGTTTCCAAAGCTTTATAAGCAACATCGTCCATGCTGCCTTTGCCGCTTTTTAAGCTTTCAGCTGATAAGGAAACGGTCAGGTTTTTTATATCTGTAATTTTCGAATCTGTAACAGTTAAGAAAGCACTTCCCACTCCATCTGAAGATTTCATCGTCCAATCGTGTATATTGGAAGTTCCTGCAACTTCAAAGGCCGATTTTGATAAGCTATATCTCTTTTGTGAGTTTACTTGTAAAGATAACATCAGTACTGCTGCTAATAAAATAGATTGGATCGTTTTCATCTGTATAGGTATTTGTTAAATTTTAAGATCAGTGTGTGGTTCAGTTGGTTTTTGATAATGAGTTACTGTCTTTTTCTTATGTCAAATTTATTACGAACGAATAGTAAAAGACCTGATAAAAATCATGGTTAGGTTTTTATTTAAAGCGTATAATAGAGAGAAAATACATTTTCTGAGAAATGTTTTAAAAAGTGATTAACTTTGCAGCATGCAAATGGAGAAAAAAGATATAAGAGCCTTAACAAAAGATCAGCTTCGCGATTTTTTTGTCGCTAATAATGATAAAGCCTTTCGTGGAAATCAAGTCTACGAATGGTTATGGAGTAAAGGAGCACACAGTTTTGAAGACATGACTAATGTTGCCAAAACAACTCGCACGATGCTGGAGGAAAATTTTGTAATCAATCATATCAAGGTAGATACCATGCAGCGCAGCAGTGACGGAACTGTAAAAAATGCCGTTCGTTTGCATGATGGTTTAGTGGTAGAGTCAGTATTGATTCCAACAGAAACCAGAACAACAGCCTGCGTTTCAAGTCAGGTTGGGTGCAGTCTGGATTGTAATTTCTGTGCTACTTCACGATTGAAGAGAATGCGAAACCTGGAACCTGGAGAAATCTACGATCAGATTATTGCAATAGACAAAGAGAGTCGATTGTATCACAATCATCCGCTTTCGAATATTGTTTTTATGGGAATGGGTGAGCCTTTGATGAATTACAACAACGTCATCAAAGCTATTGATATGGTTACCTCGCCGGAAGGATTAGGGATGTCACCAAAACGTATTATGGTTTCGACTTCCGGAATTCCGAAGATGATTAAAAAAATGGCCGATGATGATGTAAAATTCAAACTGGCAGTTTCTCTGCATTCGGCTATTGATGATGTACGTGCGCGAATCATGCCTTTCAGTAAAAATTTTCCGTTAAAAGATTTGCGTGAAGCTTTGGAATACTGGTACAGAAAAACCAAAAGTAAAATCTCTTACGAATATGTAGTCTGGAAAGGAATCAATGACGACAAAGCTTCGATTGATGCTTTGGTAAAGTTTTGTAAATATGTTCCGTGTAAAGTCAATTTAATTGAATACAATCCAATTGATGACGGCGAGTTTCAACAAGCTTCAGAAGAATCAATTCTGGCTTATATAAAAGCATTGGAAAATATCGGAGTAGTTGTAAAAGTACGCCGAAGCCGAGGAAAGGATATTGATGCTGCTTGCGGACAATTGGCCAATAAAGAAGGATAAATAATGTTTTGCGGTTTTGTACTGCAAACAAACAGCTTAATAATTTTTTAAAGATGCCTTGTTCTTCAAGGCATTTTTTATAGAGCATTGCCTGAGAGCGTACACTTTTGTTGATAACGAATTCAAATTGAGACAGAAGAAAATTTTTGGTTCGTTTTTTTACATTAGCATTTAAATTATTGATATACTAATGTAAAATACACTGTATTTTTTTATTTAAAATAGTATATTTGGGATCGAAATGAATATTACTTCTCAAATAAAACAGCCCATCTTTAACGAGATGGAACTTTTTGAAAAAAAGTTCCATGAATCGATGACCTCAAAGGTGGCTTTATTGAATCGTATTACCTATTATATCGTAAACCGAAAAGGAAAACAAATGCGTCCCATGTTTGTTTTTCTAACCGCTAAAATGGTTTCTGAAGGTATTGTAAACGAAAGAACCTATCGCGGAGCTTCTGTAATTGAACTTATTCATACCGCTACTTTGGTACACGATGACGTGGTAGACGATAGCAATCGCCGTCGTGGATTTTTCTCAATCAATGCACTTTGGAAAAATAAGATTGCCGTTTTGGTAGGAGACTATTTGTTGTCAAAAGGACTCTTGCTCTCTATAGATAATGGCGATTTTGATTTATTGAGAATCATTTCTGTCGCTGTTCGCGAAATGAGCGAAGGTGAATTGCTTCAAATTGAGAAAGCAAGAAGACTGGATATCACCGAAGAAGTATATTACGAAATCATCCGAAAGAAAACAGCGACACTTATTGCCGCCTGCTGCGCGCTTGGTGCAAAATCAGTAATTGAAGATGATGCTCATGTCGAAAACATGAGAAAATTTGGCGAACTTATCGGAATGGCTTTTCAAATCAAAGATGATTTATTTGATTACAGCGAAGAAGCTATCGGTAAACCAACCGGAATCGATATTAAAGAGCAAAAAATGACTTTGCCTTTAATTCATGTTTTAAATACTTGTACCCCGCAAGAAAAAAAGTGGTTGATAAACTCCATCAAAAACCACAATAAAGACAAAAAACGCGTCAAAGAAGTTATTGCTTTCGTAAAAAGTAATAATGGATTGGCTTATGCCGAACAGAAAATGGTACAATTTCAGCAGGAAGCACTTTTGTTACTGGATAATTTTTCAGATTCTGAATTTAAAGATGCCCTTGTTTTAATGGTAAATTACGTTATTGAAAGAAAGAAATAGTTTTTTTTAATTAGATAATTAGAAAATTTTGTTAATTAGATAATTGGTTTACTTTGTTGTAAATGAATGGTTTGATTGTGTGTTTTTGGAATTTGTAATTTTTTTATTGATTTTTTTCCATTCTCATGCAACCATTTCAAAACGTTATGCGTCTATGCTAATAGAAGTCTGTTACTAAACCAAAACTAACCGCTTATTAATGAAAATTATTCATTTACATCAGGAAGAAACCGAAATTATAAAGTTGGCTGTCGAGAATAACCGGCAAGCGCAGCAACAGATTTACAGTCGGTTTTCTTCAAAAATGTTAAGTGTTTGTCGACAGTATATAAAAGACATTCAATTGGCTGAAGATGTGATGATAACTGCCTTTATGAAAGTGTTTACCAATTTAAGCAGATTTGAGCACAAAGGAAGTTTTGAAGGTTGGGTCAGGCGGATTATGGTGAATGAATGTATTTCTTATTTAAGAGTTCATAAAAAAGTAAAGTTTAGTGAAGAAGAAATTTATATCGAAGAGAGTTTCAATGCCATTGACAGTCAGTTTTCGATCGATCAGATTCAGTTCTTAATTGATGCTTTACCGGAAGGTTATAAAATGGTTTTTAATTTATACGCCATAGAAGGATACAAACACAATGAAATTGCCAAGATGTTAGGGATTAACGAAGGAACATCAAAATCGCAATTATCGCATGCCAGAAAAATGCTGCAAACACAAATTAATAGTCTAAAAAAACAAGATAATGGAACCGAATAATTTTGAAAAGGATTTCCGTGAAAAACTAAATCAACGTAAAATTGAACCAAGTGATAAAGCCTGGGATCGATTGGATGCCATGTTGAGCGTTGCTGAAGAAAAGAAAACAACGGTTGCTTTTAGTTCACGAAGAAATGCGGCTAAAAAATGGCTCTATGTTGCTGCAAGTATTGTTGGTTTTTTATTGGTTGGAACGTTCTTTTTTAACCATAAGAAAAATACAGACGTAACATCAAAAGACATCATAGTGGTTAAGGAAGATGTAAAGAAAGATTCGGTTGTAAAGCCAACTTTAGAGACTAATATAGCTGTTAAAGAAGCAGTAGTAGTTTCAGAAGAGAAAACAATTAAAAAGTCAGTTCAACAAGAAAACCATCAGGAATCAAAATCGAATAAAATCATTACAAATAAATCCAATTCAATAGCGGAGTCTTCAATCATCATCAAAAACAATCCTGAAAAACAATCAATCAATCCACAGCCTTTAATGGCTAAAAATCCTGAAAAAGAAACGGTAGATCAGTTGCTGGGAACAGCTGAAAAAGTAATCGTCGCTGAAAATGCTGTTAAGCCAAAATCAAAAGTAAAAATCAATGCCAGTGATTTGCTTCAACAGGTCGATGGTGAATTAGAGCTGTCGTTTCGAGAAAAGGTAATTACAAAAGTCAATAAGAATTACCAAACGGTAAAAGTGGCTTTGGCAAATCGAAATCAGCAGGAATAAAGTTTCAACTCCAATCAGGAACGTGCTGTTGGAGAAAATCAAAAATTAAAGATCAAAAAAATAATTCCGATAGTTGTCGGGCAGACTTTTAGTGCCAATTTTTAATCCAATTAAAAATTGAGAATTAAAAAATAATCGTTTGCCATTCACATCTCACATTTTACAATTAGAAAAAAAACATCAATCAACAATCAAATTTTAAAAAAAAACAGTCATGAAAAATTTTACCATTCACTTCGTTATCCTTGTCTTTTTATTTGTAAGTAAAGTTATGGGACAAGAAATTTTTGAATCAAAAGCGAGAAAAATTGCCAACAAAATAGAGAAAGTTACGAAAGAGGAAAAAGAAGCTTTGAAAGAAGAAATTGAAGCAATTAATGTTCAGTTGTCTGAAGGGACAATCACTCAGGAACAAGCAGACAAGCGTAAAAAAGAATTAGCAGAAGCCAGAGCGATTATTATCGAAGAAAAAGTAACACTGGCGCAAAATGAGTTAAATGATTTAGTACAGCAAAAAGTGGACGGAAAAATCAAGGAAGGAAATTATAAAAGTGGACGTGCTTTGATTGTTCATTGGAATGACATAGAGTGGAAGGATGATAATAAAAAAAGAAAAGATTCTATACGTGGCGAAAGAAGAACCACATCGCAGTTTGTATTTGCGGCAGGTTTGAATAATATGATGGTTGATGGTAAATTGCAGGATTCTAAATATAGGTTTACAGGATCGCATTTTTACGAATGGGGATTTACCTATAACACCAGATTAATGAAAAACGATAATTTATTACATGCTAAATATGGATTGTCTTTAATGTATAATAATATTCGTCCGAGAGATAATAAATATTTTGTAGTCAATGGAAACCAGACAGAATTGCAAACCAATGCGATCCATTTAGATGAATCCCGTTTTAGAAATGTGTACATCGCAGTGCCAATTCATTTAGAGTTTGACTTTTCAAGACCAAAAGTGAGTAACGGAAAAACGTACTTTAGAACACATAATAGTTTTCGCTTTGGAGTTGGAGGTTACGCAGGAGTCAATGTAAAATCCAAACAAATTCTAAAATATGATCAGGATGACTTAGATTATAAAACAACTATAAAAGGAGATTATAATGTAAATAATTTTATTTACGGATTGAGTTCTTACATTGGTTATAAAGAAATGAGTTTGTATTTGAAATACGATTTAAACCCATTGTTTAGGAATAATACTGTAAAAGAAAATAATATTTCATTGGGATTAAGATTCGATTTTAATTAAGAATACATTGATTAGTTAGTGGAAAGAGCGCTTCGAAAGAGGTGCTTTTTTTTATTTAAAATTGCCCGATTTCATGGGGGATTTATGTAATTTTACATCCTTCAAATTTTATAAATATTTTACGTTTTGATTTCACAAAGTACGATTGATGCTGTTTTTGATGCTGCTCGAGTAGAGGAGGTTATTGGTGATTTTGTTAATTTAAAACGAGCCGGAAGTAACTTTAAAGGATTAAGTCCGTTCTCAGATGAACGCTCTCCATCGTTCATGGTTTCGCCTGCAAAGGGAATCTGGAAAGATTTTAGTACGGGAAAAGGAGGTAATTCAGTTAAGTTTCTGATTGAACATTCACAGTTTACCTATCCGGAAGCCATTCGATATCTGGCTAGAAAATACAATATAGAGATCGAAGAAACAGAACAGACGGATGCTGAAAAAGCAATGACAGATGTTCGTGAAAGTATGTATCTGGTCTCGGAATTTGCGAAAGACTATTTTCATAAAACACTTTTAAATTCAGAAGAAGGAAAAGCAATAGGACTTTCTTATTTTAAGGAAAGAGGTTTTACCAATGAAACCATCAAAAAATTTAGTTTAGGATATTCACCTGAAACCTGGGATGCTCTTACCAAAGAAGCCCTGGGTAAAGGATATAAGCTGGAGTTTCTGGAAAGTACCGGTTTGACCATTCCAAGAGAAGATCGTCCGTTTGACCGTTTCAAGGGACGTGTGATGTTTCCCATAGAAAGTATGTCCGGACGTGTTTTGGGTTTTGGAGGACGTATTCTAACCAATGATAAAAAAGCCGCTAAATACTTAAACTCGCCAGAGAGTGATATCTACCATAAAAGTAAAGTGCTTTATGGAATTTTTCAGGCCAAACAAGCGATTGCGAAACAAAACAACTGTTATTTGGTTGAAGGATATACGGATGTGATTCAGTTCCATCAGGCCGGAATCGAGAATGTGGTAGCTTCATCAGGAACCGCTTTAACACCGGATCAGATTCGTCTGATCAACCGATTAACTAGGAATATAACCGTTTTATTTGACGGAGATGCAGCGGGATTACGTGCTTCTGTTCGAGGAATCGATTTGATTCTGGAAGAAGGAATGAATGTAAGAGTTTGTGCTTTTCCTGATGGAGAAGATCCGGACAGTTTTGCACGAAAAAATTCGCACGATGATCTGGTTGCTTATTTAGAAGAAAACAGTAAAGATTTTATACAGTTTAAAGCCTCTCTCTTAATGAAAGAAGCGAAAAACGATCCTATAAAAAAGGCCGACTTGATTCGGGATATGGTCAATAGTATCTCGAAGATTCCGGATCGTATCCAGCGCGAAATTTACACTCAGGAATGTGCCCGAATCATGGATATTTCAGAGCAGGTATTGGTGAGTACTCTGGCGCAATTAATTCAAAAAGATCTTGCAGAAGCAGGCAAAAAGCAAAAGCAGGAGCAAAGACCCTTTGAAGTGCACAGGAATCAGCCTGCAAAACAAACCGGTTATTCAGGAGGCGATCCCGAAGATCCAAGGACAGGTCCGCCTGAGGATTATTATCCGGGAGAACCGGCGTATGCACAAGAGCCGACAGAGAAAGTTGATATTTTATACCGTTTAGAACGAAAAGTAATTGAAATCCTGCTGCTTTATGGTGATAAGCTGGAGGAGTTTGAGGATGTACTTTTAAAAACGAATGAAGAGGGCGAAGTAATAATGGTCTCTGAAATGAGAAATTATAAAGTCTATCAGCGTATTTATTTGAGTTTGCAGGAAGATGAGGTAGAACTTTCTAATAATTTGTTCCGCGATATCTTTACAGACTTAATCGGGTTTTACAATCAGCATGAAAAGTTCAGTCTTGAGCAATATTTAATGCGTCTGCAGCCTGATTTTGCTCAGGAAGTTACGGATATTTTAATGGAAGATGAAAGATTGACTCTTCACGATTGGGAAGGACAGAATATCTTTTCAAAAATGAAGCATGAAACGATTGCGCAATACGTTACTGAAACGATTATGTCAATGCGTTGGTTTCTGGTAGGCAAAATCATTGATGAATTAAAAAGCTCTATAAAACCTGATAATTCAGATAATACAGAGCTTTTGTCTATGGTTGTCGATTACTCAAAATTAGTTAATTCATTCGCGAAAAAACTGGGAAGAGTAATGTCACGATACCATTAAATAATTTCTAAAGTCTTAGCTTTGTTTACTAAGTCAACTAAATTAGTAACATTTAATTTAGTCAATAATCTTAATTTGTAAGTACTGATTGTTTTTTCGTTCAGGTTTAAGATTTTAGAGATTTCATTGTTCTTTTTACCATCGCTTAAATAACGTAAAACTTCGATCTCACGATTTGAAAGTTTTCTGTACAAACGCTCACTTTTGCTTTGTTTAGCAATAAGAGCCATGTTTTTACGTACGGTTTCGTTGATGATAATTTTTCCTTCATGTACCTTAATAATAGAAATACCTAAAGTTTCAAGTTTTTCTGTTTTGTGTACATAACCGGAAACTCCTGCTTTAATAGCATTTGGAGCATACATTTGTTCAGCGAGGTCACTAAAAATTACAATTTTTGTTTTTGGGAAATTCTTCAGGATGGATTTTACTTCGAAGATACTTGAAAGTCCTTCCAGTTCTAGGTCTAGAATCAGGATGTCGATTTCTTTCGTCTGAAGGATATCTCTAACCATTGAAAAATTGCCTACGTTGGCAACAATTGAAATTTGATCGTGGTCTTTAAAATAAGACTTAACGCCAAAGTGAGTCACAGGATGATTGTCTGCAAGACATACTTTAATCATAATTTTTACCTTTTTTAGAATTGTTCATGTTTTTGGAACTGTAAAATTAATAAATAAATTCTGTAATTAATTGCAGACAAATGTTAAAAAGTATTATTTTAACGTTTTTGGTATAATACAAACCGGAATTGGATCCATTTTATGCTTGTTGCTGGTGTTTAAACGGTTATAAATTTCGAAGACAATTTTCTCTCTCTCATTAAAGTCAACCCCCGTATTTCCTGACTCCGAGGCTAGCATTGCCCATTCAAGTTCGTCATAACTGGCGCCTAATTGATCCTCATCGGTACGATTATCGCCAAATAATCCATCTGTAGGTGCAGCGCTTAAAATTGACTCTGGAATTGTTAAAAATGCTCCTAAAGCGTATACATCTGATTTCATTAGGTCGGCAATCGGACTTAAATCGACACCTCCGTCTCCATATTTGGTGTAAAATCCTACTCCAAAATCTTCTACTTTATTTCCTGTTCCCGCTACAAGCAAACCATGAATTCCTGCTAAATAATATAAAGAGGTCATTCTTAAGCGGGCACGTGTATTGGCCAGTGATAAATTTACTTTTGCTTCATCATCCGTTTGTGGTACAGCGCTTTTGAAAGCTTCAAAAGTGGCGGTTAAATCCGTTTCTACGCTTGAAACATTTGGAAAACGTTTCTTTAACTGCTCAATATGTTCTCTTCCTCTTGAAACCTGATTTGCAGCCTGATGAATTGGCATTTCAACACATAAAACGGTTAAGCCGGTTTGTGCACACAAGGTAGAAGTCACTGCAGAGTCAACTCCGCCTGAAATCCCAATTACAAAACCATTAACTTTTGCTCGGGTTGCATAATTTTTTAACCACTCTACAATGTGGGCGTTTACTTTTTCTGTCTGAATAGTGCTTTTTTTAGCCATAATAGTTCAAGATTTAAGATACAGGGATGTATATTTGCACAAATATTTTTAAGCATAGTTTGTTTAAAATATGAGCAACACAAATCTAATTAAAATAAAATGAAAATATATCGCTTAGCAGTGGTTCTGTGCTTGTTTTTTTTGTCTTGTGACCAGAAAACTAAAGTCGAAAAAGCAGTAGAAGAAATTCCGGTCGACATTAAAGTAGAGCGTTTTGATAAGGTGTTTTTTGAGACCAAACCGGAGGATTTGGCCAAAGTAAAAAAACAGTATCCTTTCTTTTTTCCGGCAGGAAATGATGATAATGTCTGGCTTAAGAAAATGCAGGATCCGATCTGGAAAGAAGTCTACACCGAGGTTCAGAAGAAATACAGTAATTTTGAGCCTGTACGTGAAGAATTCAATGCGCTTTTTCAGCATGTAAAATATTACTTCCCTAAAACTAAAACGCCAAAAGTTATCACTGTAATTGGGGAAATGGATTATAATGCCAAGGCTATATATGCAGACACTCTGGTAATTGTAGCATTGGAATTGTATTTGGGGAAAGAGCATAAATTTTATGAATTCCCAAATTATCTAAAACAAAATTTTGAAGAGAAACAAATTATGCCCGACGTGGTTTCGAGTTTCGCTTATCGAAATATCCCGGCATTTCCGGATAAAAACTTAGTTTCTCAAATGATTTTTGAAGGGAAACAATTGTATGCGAAAGATTTGTTGTTGCCCAATTATACCGATGCTGAAAAAATAGGTTATACACCTGAACAGATAAAATGGAGTCAGGAAAATGAAGCCTATATGTGGCGCTATTTTATTGAAAGCGAAATGCTGTACAGCGATGATCCGAAACTAACTACCCGATTTATAGTGCCTGCTCCGTTTTCTAAATTCTACTTAGAAATTGACAACGATTCTCCGGGAAGAATAGGGGCCTGGTTAGGATGGCAAATTGTACGGTCGTATATGAAGAATAATAACGTAACTTTGCCGGAATTATTAAAAACAGAAGCAAAGGTAATCTTTGAAAAGTCAAAATATAAACCTAAGAAATAATGTCAAATACAATAAAATCAGAAATTAAATTCAATATAGAATTAGACGAAAACCGTGTTCCGGAAAGGCTATCATGGACGGCAAAGGATGGTGGAGTGGAAGCAGAAGAAGCAAAAGCAATTATGTTGTCAATTTGGGACAGTAAAGCTAAAGAAAGCATGCGTATTGATTTGTGGACAAAAGATATGCCAGTGGACGAAATGAAAATTTTCTTTCACCAGACTTTGGTGGCTATGGCGGATACTTTTAAACGTGCCACTGACGATGAGAAAATGTCAGATACGATGAAAGACTTTTGCGATTATTTTGCAGAGAAACTGGAGCTGACAAAATAGTAGTTAAAATTCCAATATAAAAAATCCCAAATTACAATTGTAAGATTGTAATTTGGGATTTTTTTATTGTTTATTTTGGAATTTGGAATTCCTCTATTGTTAAAATTCCGAGTTGTTTTTAAAAACCTCCTGATTTACTTCATCAATATAGGCTAAAAGCTCTTCTTTTCCTGTGGCTTCAGTAGAAGAAGTTACAAAGTATTGAGGCATTTCAGACCAGTTATTGGCAAACATTTGTTTTTTGTAAGCTGCGACGTGAGAATCGATTTTTACTTTACTGATTTTATCTGCTTTGGTAAAAATGATGCAAAACGGTATTTCGCTTTCTCCCATGTAAGACATAAATTCAATGTCGATTTTTTGTGCTTCATGGCGAATGTCAATTAAAACAAAAGCGCAGACTAATTGCTCTCGGGTTTCAAAATAATCCGTGATGAATTGCTGAAAGACCGATTTGGTTTTCTTAGATACTTTAGCATAACCATAACCCGGTAAATCGACCAGAAACCAATTGTTATTAATCTTAAAATGATTGATTAACTGTGTTTTTCCAGGTCGTCCTGATGTTTTTGCTAAATTCTTATGATTGGTAAGCATGTTGATCAAAGAGGATTTACCTACGTTTGATCTTCCGATAAAAGCATATTCCGGTAAAAAATCCTTCGGGCATTTTGATACTTCGGAATTACTTACAATGAATTCGGCGGTATTAATTTTCATGTTTTTTATTTTTAAAACCTCCTAAAAGTCGAAAGTTAGATGCTATAAATTCTTTTTAACGAGCCATTCTTCCAGGATTTTGTTGAATTCCTGAGGATGTTCCATCATAGCAGCGTGTCCACATTTGTCTATCCAGTACAAAGTTGAATTAGGCAATAATTTATCAAATTCTTCGGCAACATTTGGGGGAGTAACAGCATCATTTTTACCCCAGATAAT
This window encodes:
- a CDS encoding YceI family protein, which produces MKTIQSILLAAVLMLSLQVNSQKRYSLSKSAFEVAGTSNIHDWTMKSSDGVGSAFLTVTDSKITDIKNLTVSLSAESLKSGKGSMDDVAYKALETEDYKNIKYALKSAEKVNENTWNLIGTYTIAGVSKDYKTQIRVTAYKDGTFALQGSNRMTFSDFEMTTPSAALGVVRAGKELTVIFNITLTDFAKNENILVIK
- the rlmN gene encoding 23S rRNA (adenine(2503)-C(2))-methyltransferase RlmN, coding for MQMEKKDIRALTKDQLRDFFVANNDKAFRGNQVYEWLWSKGAHSFEDMTNVAKTTRTMLEENFVINHIKVDTMQRSSDGTVKNAVRLHDGLVVESVLIPTETRTTACVSSQVGCSLDCNFCATSRLKRMRNLEPGEIYDQIIAIDKESRLYHNHPLSNIVFMGMGEPLMNYNNVIKAIDMVTSPEGLGMSPKRIMVSTSGIPKMIKKMADDDVKFKLAVSLHSAIDDVRARIMPFSKNFPLKDLREALEYWYRKTKSKISYEYVVWKGINDDKASIDALVKFCKYVPCKVNLIEYNPIDDGEFQQASEESILAYIKALENIGVVVKVRRSRGKDIDAACGQLANKEG
- a CDS encoding polyprenyl synthetase family protein yields the protein MNITSQIKQPIFNEMELFEKKFHESMTSKVALLNRITYYIVNRKGKQMRPMFVFLTAKMVSEGIVNERTYRGASVIELIHTATLVHDDVVDDSNRRRGFFSINALWKNKIAVLVGDYLLSKGLLLSIDNGDFDLLRIISVAVREMSEGELLQIEKARRLDITEEVYYEIIRKKTATLIAACCALGAKSVIEDDAHVENMRKFGELIGMAFQIKDDLFDYSEEAIGKPTGIDIKEQKMTLPLIHVLNTCTPQEKKWLINSIKNHNKDKKRVKEVIAFVKSNNGLAYAEQKMVQFQQEALLLLDNFSDSEFKDALVLMVNYVIERKK
- a CDS encoding RNA polymerase sigma factor; the encoded protein is MKIIHLHQEETEIIKLAVENNRQAQQQIYSRFSSKMLSVCRQYIKDIQLAEDVMITAFMKVFTNLSRFEHKGSFEGWVRRIMVNECISYLRVHKKVKFSEEEIYIEESFNAIDSQFSIDQIQFLIDALPEGYKMVFNLYAIEGYKHNEIAKMLGINEGTSKSQLSHARKMLQTQINSLKKQDNGTE
- the dnaG gene encoding DNA primase → MISQSTIDAVFDAARVEEVIGDFVNLKRAGSNFKGLSPFSDERSPSFMVSPAKGIWKDFSTGKGGNSVKFLIEHSQFTYPEAIRYLARKYNIEIEETEQTDAEKAMTDVRESMYLVSEFAKDYFHKTLLNSEEGKAIGLSYFKERGFTNETIKKFSLGYSPETWDALTKEALGKGYKLEFLESTGLTIPREDRPFDRFKGRVMFPIESMSGRVLGFGGRILTNDKKAAKYLNSPESDIYHKSKVLYGIFQAKQAIAKQNNCYLVEGYTDVIQFHQAGIENVVASSGTALTPDQIRLINRLTRNITVLFDGDAAGLRASVRGIDLILEEGMNVRVCAFPDGEDPDSFARKNSHDDLVAYLEENSKDFIQFKASLLMKEAKNDPIKKADLIRDMVNSISKIPDRIQREIYTQECARIMDISEQVLVSTLAQLIQKDLAEAGKKQKQEQRPFEVHRNQPAKQTGYSGGDPEDPRTGPPEDYYPGEPAYAQEPTEKVDILYRLERKVIEILLLYGDKLEEFEDVLLKTNEEGEVIMVSEMRNYKVYQRIYLSLQEDEVELSNNLFRDIFTDLIGFYNQHEKFSLEQYLMRLQPDFAQEVTDILMEDERLTLHDWEGQNIFSKMKHETIAQYVTETIMSMRWFLVGKIIDELKSSIKPDNSDNTELLSMVVDYSKLVNSFAKKLGRVMSRYH
- a CDS encoding response regulator transcription factor; this translates as MIKVCLADNHPVTHFGVKSYFKDHDQISIVANVGNFSMVRDILQTKEIDILILDLELEGLSSIFEVKSILKNFPKTKIVIFSDLAEQMYAPNAIKAGVSGYVHKTEKLETLGISIIKVHEGKIIINETVRKNMALIAKQSKSERLYRKLSNREIEVLRYLSDGKKNNEISKILNLNEKTISTYKLRLLTKLNVTNLVDLVNKAKTLEII
- the nadE gene encoding NAD(+) synthase, with translation MAKKSTIQTEKVNAHIVEWLKNYATRAKVNGFVIGISGGVDSAVTSTLCAQTGLTVLCVEMPIHQAANQVSRGREHIEQLKKRFPNVSSVETDLTATFEAFKSAVPQTDDEAKVNLSLANTRARLRMTSLYYLAGIHGLLVAGTGNKVEDFGVGFYTKYGDGGVDLSPIADLMKSDVYALGAFLTIPESILSAAPTDGLFGDNRTDEDQLGASYDELEWAMLASESGNTGVDFNEREKIVFEIYNRLNTSNKHKMDPIPVCIIPKTLK
- the gldB gene encoding gliding motility lipoprotein GldB, with translation MKIYRLAVVLCLFFLSCDQKTKVEKAVEEIPVDIKVERFDKVFFETKPEDLAKVKKQYPFFFPAGNDDNVWLKKMQDPIWKEVYTEVQKKYSNFEPVREEFNALFQHVKYYFPKTKTPKVITVIGEMDYNAKAIYADTLVIVALELYLGKEHKFYEFPNYLKQNFEEKQIMPDVVSSFAYRNIPAFPDKNLVSQMIFEGKQLYAKDLLLPNYTDAEKIGYTPEQIKWSQENEAYMWRYFIESEMLYSDDPKLTTRFIVPAPFSKFYLEIDNDSPGRIGAWLGWQIVRSYMKNNNVTLPELLKTEAKVIFEKSKYKPKK
- the gldC gene encoding gliding motility protein GldC, yielding MSNTIKSEIKFNIELDENRVPERLSWTAKDGGVEAEEAKAIMLSIWDSKAKESMRIDLWTKDMPVDEMKIFFHQTLVAMADTFKRATDDEKMSDTMKDFCDYFAEKLELTK
- the yihA gene encoding ribosome biogenesis GTP-binding protein YihA/YsxC, which produces MKINTAEFIVSNSEVSKCPKDFLPEYAFIGRSNVGKSSLINMLTNHKNLAKTSGRPGKTQLINHFKINNNWFLVDLPGYGYAKVSKKTKSVFQQFITDYFETREQLVCAFVLIDIRHEAQKIDIEFMSYMGESEIPFCIIFTKADKISKVKIDSHVAAYKKQMFANNWSEMPQYFVTSSTEATGKEELLAYIDEVNQEVFKNNSEF